The following proteins come from a genomic window of Nitrospirota bacterium:
- the infA gene encoding translation initiation factor IF-1, giving the protein MAKEDSIEVQGTIIETLPNAMFKVTLDNGHKVLAHVSGKMRMHFIKILPGDKVTIELSPYDLTRGRIVYRFK; this is encoded by the coding sequence ATGGCAAAAGAAGATTCAATTGAGGTACAGGGTACAATCATAGAGACGCTGCCTAATGCAATGTTTAAAGTTACATTGGATAACGGGCACAAAGTATTAGCCCATGTTTCAGGGAAGATGAGGATGCATTTTATTAAAATTCTGCCAGGCGATAAGGTAACGATAGAACTATCTCCCTATGACCTGACAAGAGGGCGAATTGTATATCGCTTCAAGTAG
- the rpmJ gene encoding 50S ribosomal protein L36, whose translation MKVRSSVKKMCIKCKIIRRKGTLRILCSNSRHKQRQG comes from the coding sequence ATGAAAGTCAGATCATCTGTAAAAAAAATGTGTATTAAATGTAAGATTATAAGACGCAAGGGAACATTACGCATTCTCTGTTCAAATTCAAGACATAAACAGAGGCAGGGGTAA
- the rpsM gene encoding 30S ribosomal protein S13 produces the protein MARIEGVDLPGVKRVEVGLTYIFGIGRSASRKILAAANIDLNKKVKDLTEEEVTAIRDEIDKNFTVEGDLRRKVAMNIKRLIDIGSYRGGRHRRSLPLRGQRTKTNARTRKGPRRTIGNKKKETK, from the coding sequence TTGGCAAGAATAGAAGGAGTTGATTTACCGGGTGTTAAGAGAGTAGAAGTTGGCCTGACTTACATTTTTGGCATCGGTCGCAGTGCATCCAGGAAGATACTGGCTGCAGCTAATATTGATTTGAACAAGAAGGTCAAAGATCTTACAGAAGAGGAAGTAACTGCGATCAGGGATGAAATAGATAAGAACTTTACAGTCGAAGGTGATCTCAGACGTAAGGTTGCGATGAATATTAAACGGCTTATTGACATCGGAAGTTATAGAGGAGGCAGGCATAGACGGTCTCTCCCTCTGCGTGGACAGAGAACAAAAACGAATGCGAGAACCAGAAAGGGACCGCGTCGTACAATAGGTAATAAGAAGAAAGAAACTAAGTGA
- the rpsK gene encoding 30S ribosomal protein S11 — protein sequence MAKKTPKKKEKKNIQTGVAHVQASFNNTIVTITDVGGNVIAWCSAGSEGFKGSRKSTPFAAQKAAETAARKGMEHGLRHVEVLVTGPGAGRESAIRALQAAGLKINAIKDVTPIPHNGCRPPKRRRV from the coding sequence ATGGCTAAAAAGACACCAAAGAAAAAGGAAAAAAAGAATATTCAGACCGGAGTTGCCCATGTTCAGGCATCTTTCAATAATACGATTGTCACTATAACGGACGTTGGCGGAAATGTAATAGCCTGGTGTAGTGCTGGATCTGAAGGTTTCAAAGGGTCAAGGAAAAGCACACCTTTCGCTGCTCAGAAGGCTGCAGAGACAGCTGCAAGAAAGGGCATGGAACATGGATTACGTCATGTCGAGGTGCTTGTTACGGGTCCTGGCGCCGGTAGGGAGTCTGCAATCAGGGCGCTTCAGGCAGCAGGATTAAAGATTAATGCAATCAAAGATGTTACACCTATTCCTCATAATGGCTGCAGACCGCCAAAGCGGAGAAGGGTGTAG
- the rpsD gene encoding 30S ribosomal protein S4, with translation MARYIGPVCRMCRREGMKLYFKGSRCMTEKCAFERRGYPPGVHGQRAHRGSKATNYCIQLREKQKVKRVYGLLEAQFRGYFTKVSKRKGVTGELLLQMLERRLDNAVFRSGFAESRNEARQLVRHGHFLVNGKKVNLPSYQIKEGDIIEIKEKSREDVRLKDAVANLGNKTIPSWLGVEGDNFRARVTGLPARDEILLPISEQLIVELYSK, from the coding sequence TTGGCTAGATACATCGGTCCTGTCTGCAGGATGTGCAGACGAGAAGGAATGAAGTTATATTTTAAAGGCAGTAGATGTATGACTGAAAAGTGTGCTTTTGAAAGGAGAGGTTATCCTCCAGGTGTACATGGTCAGCGTGCGCATAGGGGGTCGAAAGCGACCAACTACTGCATTCAGTTGAGGGAAAAGCAAAAGGTTAAGCGCGTATATGGTCTTTTGGAGGCACAGTTCAGAGGTTACTTTACAAAGGTATCTAAGAGAAAAGGGGTTACAGGTGAATTGTTGCTGCAAATGCTTGAGCGAAGACTGGATAATGCGGTCTTCAGGTCAGGGTTTGCTGAATCACGAAATGAGGCAAGACAATTAGTTAGACATGGTCATTTCCTGGTCAATGGGAAGAAAGTCAATCTTCCGTCATATCAGATTAAGGAAGGTGACATTATTGAGATAAAGGAAAAGAGCCGTGAGGATGTCAGATTAAAAGATGCCGTTGCAAACCTTGGAAACAAAACTATTCCGTCCTGGTTAGGTGTGGAAGGCGATAATTTCAGGGCACGTGTAACTGGACTTCCGGCCAGAGATGAGATACTGTTGCCGATAAGTGAGCAATTGATAGTAGAGCTCTACTCTAAGTAA